The Rhopalosiphum maidis isolate BTI-1 chromosome 2, ASM367621v3, whole genome shotgun sequence genome segment AACTGGtgttaatgtaatatgtactaCTCCATCATAACGTCTTAAAGTGATTTCATTATATGTAGTATCTTCAACTTCTTTTTTAATGCTTTCTGCTAATGATCCTGTTTAAAAAgtacaacataaataataaaatctatttgaaTTCAAGTTTAAACTTTACTTACTCGAAAGTTTTGTTGATGCTGGTTGCTTTTTAACTTTTTGGTTGACagaatttttggttttaaccAAATTTTTACTTGTTCCTTTGCTCGCTTCAACAAACGGTGGATCACTTGaattcaatagtattatatcattggagtttttattttttcgggtATATACTCTCAAGGCTTTTACAGGTGTGTGTTTTATAGCTAAGTTATTGATAGGTATAGCTTCAGGAACAGGAAGTATTGGACTACCACCGACACTAGATGCTTCACTACTAGATgaatgttttctaataattttagactCGTCAGCTGGAATTGTTTTTCTACCAGAGAAATTAATAGACTGATCAGAACCCTGTGAATCTATAGAAGTTTTCCTTGTACACTTATTCTCAGGTGAAATAGATGGAGTACATACATCTGAACGACGCCCAAGGCGGTTAGATGACAATGACGCAGTAGCGGGAGAACTCATTTTGAGCATGGcgtttttaactaatttagttTTCAACATTAAGTCTTTTTTCTTGCGCCTAGTTGATGGAAGAATATtctttgcattattattaccagGAGATCTTCTTTTCTCAAGcgaatatatcatatttattgctCCTTCATCACCTAATAGACGATTAATTTCTCTCATTGTTCTTGCTTTAACAACattgttagttttaatttcaggcACAACTTCTTCAGTATTCTCACTAATAATCTCATCATTATCATTGGAGATTGGTTCAACTTTAACGGTTGATTGACGTTTATCTGTATACGACTTAATATATTGATCAATAGCTATTTTAACTTCAGGTACATCATCAGGTGTTGGTTTTTTTCGTTTCAAAACAGAATTAAGATCATTTTTGGctaataatttcttttcaatttctaattttctttTAGCATAAAGAGAATCAAATCTTTTTGGTCTTGAAACTTCTTGAAGCTGTTTTAAAGCTATTTGTTTTTCTAACTCTGGATCTAATTTTGGTTTAGATCTTTTAGTTCTAGTAGTACTTcggattattttcttttttattactgGTGGTTTCGGTGGTGTGGGTATTGGTGTTTCTGGAACTTGGTTACCATTTGTATCTggtgtttcaatattttcaaaatcctCGAGTATAGCAATTAATTCTTCATTAGaagatattttttcatcatttttatcTTCAGACACATTATTGACTTGCTGGTCGGCAGACTGATCTAAAATTTGTAGAGTATTAGTTATTTGTTCAATATGTTTAGAATCATTAACTTCCGTGGATTCTTTGGAATCATTATTGGATTTGTGAACATTCGTACTTTCAATATTGCCTAAATTATTTTCGATAGATTGTGTTAAGCTTGGTGATTTAACATCTGTTTTATTAATAGGATCTGGTTTATTACTCGTATCTACAtctattttttctgtttttttattcaataattcatttttagtaCTTGATAACTTTTTGGGGCTTTTAGATAcatcttttaattttccatCTGGAGTTTTTAATGTAGAAATGTTATTAGATATTCGGTGAGAtaatttcattgaaaaaaGTTTGTCTGGTTTATCAACACGGGTAATTGGATACTTTTGTTGAAATCTTTCAAATAACTCCTTAGCGATTTCATCTTGAGTTACGATCTGACTTGTCATATGTATATAAGGTACTTTAACACCAAATCTAGGTTTTAACATTCGTTTTCCAGATCGAGGAAGTGTTTCTTCAGATAAAGATGCCATATCACGTCCAGCGATATGTTGGGGAATTGTAACAGTTACTTTGTCTTTGGTTAAAACTAACGAACCATCAGCTTTTTTGGTTTCATTTACTAAACTCTTCGTTTTGTTCGTTTTATTGTTAACTTCACTCGTTTCTTCAGTATCTTCCTTATTATCGATGATAGACTCAGTAGTATCTGTAGTATCATTGGTGTTTTTATCTAATTCTtcggttttaattattacttcatTTGTAGAATTGTCAACTTTGTCTGGGATTTTATCTTCCAGATCGATTTCCATTTGTACGTCATCTACCTTTTCGGCTGTCTGATCGTTGGACACGTTGTTCACAGACGATGCTGAAACATCGCCGTCAGCGACAGTACCAACAGACGCACTACCTCCGTCGTTtggaattatttcaataaccaCGTCAGTGATCTCCATTCGATCTTGCGAATCGTCGTCGCACGTCTCTATTACGTCCATACCGCTGGCGTCGTCCACAGTCACTTCGTGCACCTCGGGCGAGTCTTCCACACCGTTTGCCTTGTCCAGGTCCAGTAGCACGACTTCTTCGCCGTCAGAATGACACTGGTAATCATTAACTTCGACGACTTCCATTATGATGAGTACTAGGACGACGATGGAGTTGATGGACTGATGGagcacaacaacaacaacaacaaagaTAATAACAACGGCCGGTGAACGTTCGCGAGATAAGAACGTCGGAATTGCGCAAGTCGTGCGGCAGTATTTTACTAGTTACTGGCGTACCTATCTAACGTACGGCGGTACTCGACACGAGACGGACTGACGGCTGGCGGCTGGCGGCTGCTAAGCGCCAGGCATGTTTACTTGCTTCTGAACACCGGTTAGTTAGTGCGTGCGAGATGGATGGGATAAACGGGTCGTGCGTGTAAGGTGAACAGGACCGTAAACGCGTCGCACGCTAGGCGGGCGTACTGTTTGATTTTCTGGCTAACGGCACTCGTTGTCACTCGTCACGTCCCGCGGAGATGTAAAACGCCATTTTTTTACGAAACGCACCACACGAAGAGCacgtcaaataaaaataataatatcgtggtGGTCGATGGAAGACTGGTGCGAGTGAGAGAGACGTGGTATTGTAGTGTTTTGTAGTAACGCACCGACGACGGTCTTAAAACTCGCtcgcacatacacacacatgaaaaaacacacacgcgcacactATCGCTCCACggagataaataatttataacaattgtgtatttgtgtgtgtaaaatataatattgtatttgtatattatgaacgGGACAGGACGGAAAACACCGTGGCACACATGTTGCACGCGCTAACCGCTCCGTTGGCACCCCTGTCCCGCCGAGTCTTCCATTGGGTGTCAAAAGTCCGCGGCGGCAAAGCAAACCGTTTTCGGCTTTTCGCTCGTCGGATACTCGGATGACTGATGCGATGCGCAGCAGCTAGGCGTGAAAGTCTACGATTCCGACGTAAAggttttacattaaaacaacattattgatattttgaaaatatttataatatatgcataatattgtgttaattaCCAATGATCcaagaataaaattttaattagtgaCACCGTGTAAGTATGCAccagaataatattgtattatgtgtaattgtaaattgtaatactatcataatgtaaatacataaacgAGGTACATGTCTTGTAATTAAAGTAaccaactaaaattattacgcataatatttatccatttatgggtaaaataataatttatcgttaataagtaataacgtaGGTGTATACcgtaatagacaatagtaataactaataagtataccATTTGTCCATTCATAATACTATTCATTGTATAACCGTACAGACGAAATCTTAAGGCCTGACCAAAGTTGAGAACGAGAAGTAGGAAATGCAGTTATGTATCTTTATGAATATGAATACcttataattttcatcatcaatttataaacctattttgtaactaataaagtaataaataataattatttaagtttacaatttttgatatttctatagttaaataatctaCGAAATAagaattagtaattacaattaGATACAAGACGGTACAaggtacaataatacaaactgGCATGAGATGTTCTGGAAAagggtataaattattaaaaaaaagatataattgaatataaaatataatttaataatttaaatatttgtatttcagtttaaaatttacataaataaatattgcttttgtaaaattataataactaataagtacctatataagaagaataaaagtctaatattgatatgtatacatatatgtcttatattgtttgtagacttgtagttaaaattgaattatctatttttatttttgattaatatttaaaattctaaaatagtaaaatatacaatttgtttgtTGGGAAGGACGAATTTcatggaaaaattattttcaatgtattttgAGCAGTATacgtaaacattaaaaaataaggcCAATAAGGGTGATCTCATTtctcttaatatattatataattgtattatattttcattcacGAATCatgaataaactattaaacatcTGTCACCAAAACGTTATCATAATGGTTCCAAATCAGTCACAATAAatgtcatataatttttttacattattcctAAAACGCCATTTGTATCTAGTCATTGGTTTCATGGCGATATTCATCGATCCCATTCATTATCATTTACCACCAGCCACCAGGGCAGCAGTTCTCACTCTCTCAGCAAAGATGGATCTAACAATTTTAACGTCCTCAGCTTTgggtaataatgaaatatgtcaatttttaatagCTGAAATGCaacttaatatacttaatattacatcataatataagataCTATAAAAAAGAAGACAACTTCgcttacagtatttttttttattttcatacctTAGTAGtacttaatatacaaaatattctaa includes the following:
- the LOC113551426 gene encoding uncharacterized protein LOC113551426; translated protein: MEVVEVNDYQCHSDGEEVVLLDLDKANGVEDSPEVHEVTVDDASGMDVIETCDDDSQDRMEITDVVIEIIPNDGGSASVGTVADGDVSASSVNNVSNDQTAEKVDDVQMEIDLEDKIPDKVDNSTNEVIIKTEELDKNTNDTTDTTESIIDNKEDTEETSEVNNKTNKTKSLVNETKKADGSLVLTKDKVTVTIPQHIAGRDMASLSEETLPRSGKRMLKPRFGVKVPYIHMTSQIVTQDEIAKELFERFQQKYPITRVDKPDKLFSMKLSHRISNNISTLKTPDGKLKDVSKSPKKLSSTKNELLNKKTEKIDVDTSNKPDPINKTDVKSPSLTQSIENNLGNIESTNVHKSNNDSKESTEVNDSKHIEQITNTLQILDQSADQQVNNVSEDKNDEKISSNEELIAILEDFENIETPDTNGNQVPETPIPTPPKPPVIKKKIIRSTTRTKRSKPKLDPELEKQIALKQLQEVSRPKRFDSLYAKRKLEIEKKLLAKNDLNSVLKRKKPTPDDVPEVKIAIDQYIKSYTDKRQSTVKVEPISNDNDEIISENTEEVVPEIKTNNVVKARTMREINRLLGDEGAINMIYSLEKRRSPGNNNAKNILPSTRRKKKDLMLKTKLVKNAMLKMSSPATASLSSNRLGRRSDVCTPSISPENKCTRKTSIDSQGSDQSINFSGRKTIPADESKIIRKHSSSSEASSVGGSPILPVPEAIPINNLAIKHTPVKALRVYTRKNKNSNDIILLNSSDPPFVEASKGTSKNLVKTKNSVNQKVKKQPASTKLSRSLAESIKKEVEDTTYNEITLRRYDGVVHITLTPVSTVMKNALNISVMEELMKELNNLENDDTCKVVLVSSAGRIFCQGLDIAPLVHDDPEKCKEAAFNVASTLKKFITCLSDFPKLLVAGVDGAAVGLGATMLVHFDLVFASDKATFETPYAQLGHIAEGAATTILGRLLVAEMIMGSQRLTAGQAHYYGLVTRTLWPDRFHDELIPLVKALARQSLQAMITSKALQKQETKDKLAKALESETHILVQQWTGDECQQNLQAYLKDAVDNINT